Below is a window of Epinephelus fuscoguttatus linkage group LG12, E.fuscoguttatus.final_Chr_v1 DNA.
actgtgtaaatgggaatcaccttgttgtttaccttgctaaatttagctatatatatatatatatatatatatatatatatatatatatatataaatatcacatttttcacgtcactgtatcaccgtttagattaatctgatgtttgtaaagtctataaacacaatgactgaacaaacattagtatttctgtgtgtgtaattaataacatggttatcgtagattagctgggctaaccgttagctgttagccattagccgttagccgtgtctgtaataactcactaaactcaccacgtggcccgtgaaaaaaatatttttccagcggatgtcttagttacaacatgattgagctaactggagtagtttcatgtcgtatccgacaacgggaggcttttaacggatgacgatcctgatgttagctttgctcctagtgttaacgttagctgtccctgtcagctgcagccactgatgctttctagacatcgtgatttcccaaaactgaataaataccacacatagcaacacaaaactgctttgctagctcagtcatgttgtaacggctggatggttgatgcgtacatgctgattcaggtgctatcagagccgatccgcgcatcactatggcttaatgatcaactcagtcaattaaaacaacctgtcctgtgttaggagtgtatgtcgctgacaggaagaaagaaatgatagactgtgcttttttggttcatagtttatgattgacgtgcgatttattcgcgtttagagggaataaatttctgttataacggaaacgtgggcacagttatctaacGTTGTACAGAATACACAGACTAAcgaactaactaactgattgactaacataaacaactgaaaattgaaaaaaaaattagcttgcaccgttagctccggtaagggaaagcggctgactgggagtcacgcacaaaaaaaacggaagttgatcactatttacttccgtgtgaaaataaggtggatatagGCTATGTCTATGGTCACCGTGGCAACGCCTTATTCGCCATATAAAAGGGAAGTTGTTTTTAAGGGGCAAGGGATACTTGAAAACTCAAGTCTTATATTGTGTTGCCTGatatgattttttatttatttatttgctttaatGCAGCATGGGGGCTCAGTAGCAACCTTTTGTTTTGACGGAGCAGCCCTGGCAGTATATTTTTCCTAGAGATATGACAATGGGTGGGCATATGCAACAGCCcaagacgtacaaaaaagcctcttggagcctGCCCTAAAACCcgaaacaggaagtcagccattttgaatttactgtgccacttttgtgtcagATCAACCGATGCTGGTGACCTTCACCGTCATCTGGATTTGAAACATCAAGTGAAGACAAAGTGTTAACAGCGACAATGTGACATTAACACAGCTACAGTAAATCTGACGGACgctccttttaaatgtgttcatttctgtccttttcttttatgttttaaatgtgtttaattttcTTTACTCCCGTAGCTCCCATCCTAAACTCAGCTGTGAGTGATGACAGTCAATGCTCTGTCAGGAAGGTGtgggtggctcttaaaagagcctttttgtggttttaattCAGCAGACTGACAGCTCACTTCTTTGCTGACTTCTTTGGAGCCGATTTAACTGCAGGTTTCTTGCTGTTGGTGCTCTTGGCCGGCTTACTGGGCTTCTCTGCAGACTTCTTGGCTTTTGACTTGGCTGCTGCAGGTTTCGTCACCTTGGTGCCAGGAGATTTCTTGGAGGGTGTTGACTTCTTGGGCTTTGAGGCCGCTGTCTTGGATTTTGTTTTGGGCTTTGAGGCAGCTGTCTTGGACTTTGTCTTGGGCTTTGAGGCCGCTGTCTTGGACTTTGAGGCCGCTGTCTTGGACTTTGAGGCCGCTGTCTTGGGCTTGTTTGGTTTGGGCTTACTGCCTGAAGCAGCGGATCCCTTCCCTGACTTCTTGGGTTCGGTCTTTTTGCCTAGCTTGAAGGAACCGGAGGCTCCGTTCCCCTTAACGTGGCCCAGAATCCCCTTCGCCACCAGATTCCTGAGGGCGGTCTTGACCCGGGTGTTGTTCTTCTCCACATCGTATCCGGTTGCATTCAGGTACTTCTTGATGGCAGCCAAAGACACGCCACCCCTCTCCTTGGACTCACCCACAGCTTTGCAGATGAGATCACTGACGGTGTGGCTGGACTTCCGTTTGGATTTGTGTTTAGAAGTCGCCTTCTTGCCTGGTTTGGCCGCAGGGGCGGCGGGAGCTGGAGCCGGAGCCGGAGCTGTCTCTACTTCTGCCATGATCCTGTGCCGGTGTCTTCTCCTCACTGTAACACAGAGAGTCTGAGCGGCTCTGAGCAGGCGGAATCTTTAACTGCGCGGTGAGAACCGTAGAGACTCAGCTCATCCTGTGTGTCCGTGCAGCCGTGCAGCTTGTGTTTTCTCCGCACCGATAATCGCTCCTAACGGGCGGTGTGAGCGGAGCTGCGGGCCGACAGAGGAGGGGCTGACAGCGGACAGCTGTCTCTTCATATCCAGGTCATGCGGAGCTCTGGTGCTCTCTGCATTTTGTCCGACGAGCCTCCAAACCTCACCTGCTCCCCGCCGGGACCAGCGCTGCTCGGCGGCTTCTCCGGATCATTTCTCTGCTGAAACGGTTTAAAACGCGTCACAGCCCCGCTAAAGGACGTTTTCAGCTGGATCACATGTTTGTCCAGAGGCTCAGTGTAAAAACAACCATCTGCTGTGGATGGGTTCGTTATAAACTGAAGTTATTCTGGTGACAGCAAACACACTGTGACTTCCTGCCAGAGCTGCTCCGTGTGTACAGGTGAGGACACGTCCTGTCATCAGGGCTGCGTCTATCAGCTGATCTGCTGTCACTGTGAGAGGCTgcagggaaaaataaaatacaataatacaATAATTCTCACTCAGTTAGACACGTCAGCAGTGGTGTAAGgaagtgtcacacacacacacacacacacacacacacacacacacacagtttataaAAAGCCATATTAATATAATTCACGGAGCTTATCTCTTGTCCTTCCTTCCTGCTGCTATTAGATTTAAAACTCATGACTGCTCTGTGGATCGTCTCATCACATCATCTTGATATTAGACAACATCAGCAGACATGTTCCCAACAATCATCGCCGCACacctgtatatgacaaaaatataaaagaaaataagaaatgagtcattatacatatacatatatatattttaggaGCTATGAGTTATTAGCAGAGTCAGGTTACATGGATATGGGCGGTGACACTAAGTGTGCCTTCCAGTATCCACACTAccaaactatatatatatatatatatatatatatatatatacactatatagtatgccagaagAAGATTTAGTATGTCGCAGTATGTCAAATACAATATAGCAAAAATACCATGTTCTGCATCCGCTCTGATTCTGCAGTGTGTAAGTCAGCATGCTTTACTATCTATTCTGCCCAACAACCCTCTGAACATCGACTGAGCCACAGACGTCTCAATGACAGACGACAGCACATTCAAGTAACTGGTGACCAGTcgaataataataacatgattaTTGATAGTTTaagtgaaaaaataatcataaatataaccGACAACAAAGGACATAGGTATTACACAACAAGAAATTAGAGGGAATGTACGGCCTCTGTAATTTTACTATATGAATATGGTAGAATCTGCGCAGTTATTACTTTCGTTATTGCTCTCAGGGTTGACCAAGTAAACCCGGCAGTTTCCTGCAGTCACTATTTATCTCGATTAATCAGTATTTTTATAGTTTAATTAGAATAGtatataattttgttatagattgccACTGAGTCTTTAACCCaaaaagggaagaaaagaaaatcatgttGAAGATGGGTTTGTCTTTTAAAGCAAACAGCActattttcaatttaatttttattttttttaatacacagGTGGATAGTGCCATGGCGGCAGTCTGAATCCTTCGCAAAGGCCCCCTCACCCCTCGGGCCCCCGTGCATCCACGCTGCTGACACTGTCTATATTTAGGCCCCTGCACATCATGAAGATTTCAGAAGTGAAATAACTAACacactgttcacactgacagctgacatgTATCTGATCAGTGATCTCTGACCTGCTGTCACTGTGCCTCTAGGTTGTCACTCAGctcaacagaaaacacacagtaacTGTTGGGCTGTTGACACTCAATGAGGTTTTCTAACAttcagaaattattttttataaattagTGTAACTGTAACATGTTAAAGTCACgtcctgttcacactgacaggTGACACGTATTTGATTTATACTGATTTGAATTACTGTAACTGGGACGTGTTTATAAGGCGGCCCTGAGGCTCATCTAACGGCTCTGAGCGCGCGCTTTGTGGTAAATACAAGAACGTCACTTGAGCTGTGTTCTGATTGGACGATTATAGGTGCGCTCACTCTGACCAATTAGAGAGCAGCTGGGAGAATATATAAAAGGTGAGTTAGGATGGTGAGTTAGTAAACTTTGATCGTTGTTGacgaagaaaaataaaacaagatgtcTGGTCGTGGTAGCGGAAAAGGCGGGAAGGCGAGAGCCAAGGCGAAGAGCCGCTCATCTCGGGCcgggcttcagttccctgtcggCCGTGTCCACAGGCTCCTGAGGAAGGGCAACTACGCTCAGCGGGTCGGTGCCGGAGCTCCGGTGTACCTGGCGGCGGTGCTGGAGTATCTGACCGCTGAGATCCTGGAGCTGGCTGGGAACGCTGCCCGCGACAACAAGAAGACCAGGATCATCCCCCGTCACCTGCAGCTGGCCGTCCGCAACGACGAGGAGCTCAACAAGCTGCTGGGCGGAGTCACCATCGCTCAGGGCGGCGTGCTGCCCAACATCCAGGCGGTGCTGCTGCCCAAGAAGGCCGAGAAGCCTCCCAAGAAGTAAACACCCggctacaaacaaacaaacaaacaaacggctcttttcagagccacacacactgAACTAAAGACTCTGATCCTGTCTGGTCTGTTAACATATATATTAATAACTGTGTAAAATTAATAAGAATGCACCTCCATTTTGCAGAGACACAATGATGGCGGACAGGCTCCTCTCCAACACTTCGTGAACTCACTCACCCAAAAACCAGTTCAGTTAATCAGTGTTGATGGCAGCAGAGCCTGTCCACAGGGTGGACTAACACAAGGACAAAGTAAGGAAACATCATCCAAACCCTAAcccactggaatttctcaactgtgggatcaataaaggtctATTTTATGTTATCTTACATTTttgacaaatacaaaaaagcaTTGTGTGAATCGTCTAAACTTGACAGCACGCCACAGAAACCTGTcgccgctgactagtgtttgaggtgtaactgcagagtgacacagacacacagaggctcTGCTGCACAGCTAGAAATCCCACTTCAGGAGCACAGTTCAACACTTTTAATTGGCTTACATATTAAACGCATGCTGTCCATACGAGTGaatacatgtttaaaaaataaatggtgAGTGAGGATGTAACAGCGGGTAAAGGGTTAAATTTGTGCAAATAAAGTGTGTaacgctgcctctgtctctAAATCACggtgtgcaaacacacactgaactgtgagccattttctgtgtattttaacTGTTAGAAAACGCACTTATATTTTAACACTGTTTAGAAACACCAGAGGGAAACCAGCTGAAGCTTCAACTCTTCCTGTTTAACATGTGACAGTTAGTGAAGCAACAGTTTGACCTTGTGCAGTGGAGACTGTAGTGAGAGACAGCGGGGGAAGTGACTGAGATCGAAGGAGAACAAGTGTAAAAATGATCATCAAAACCTGATACTGACAGCACGTGAACGCAGCACGATGGTGGAGGGTTAAATAGCTGCTGACAGCACGTGAACGCAGCACGATGGATTGCTGGATTGATCACGTGCATGTTGTGATGTTACCAGTGTGTGTCAGGGGACGTGTAGCTCTGTTAGTGTGTGttgtggctcttaaaagagccgttGTGTTACTGAGAGTGGTCTGAGATCAGCCTCAGCTGGTGCGGGCTGAGTCTAAGCCCTCTCTCCGCGGATCCTGCGGGCCAGCTGGATGTCTTTGGGCATGATGGTGACCCTCTTGGCGTGGATGGCGCACAGGTTGGTGTCCTCGAAGAGACCCACCAGGTAAGCCTCGCTGGACTCCTGCAGAGCCATGACGGCGGAGCTCTGGAAGCGCAGGTCGGTCTTGAAGTCCTGAGCGATCTCCCTGACCAGGCGCTGGAAGGGCAGCTTGCGGATGAGCAGCTCGGTGGACTTCTGGTAGCGGCGGATCTCACGGAGGGCCACGGTACCGGGCCTGTAACGGTGAGGCTTCTTGACTCCGCCGGTGGCCGGGGCGCTCTTGCGGGCAGCTTTGGTGGCCAGCTGCTTCCTGGGAGCTTTTCCTCCGGTGGATTTACGGGCGGTCTGCTTGGTTCTTGCCATCTTGGTTCAgtagctctctgtgtgtgttcacagcgAAACAAGGAATACTGACACACTGTCAACAGCCGCCTTATAAAGGAGCTGCCGGAGACAGGGCGGCGCTCATTGGTCCAGGCCGGGACCAATGAGCACGCGCGCTCAGGCTCATCAGCTATTGGTCAAAACAAATTCGAAATATAAAGCGCGCGCACGGAGTCTAGTTAACggcctgagagagagagagagagagagagagagagagagagagagagagatttacttcttgtataaaataaaatttaaaaataaaattattgcTGTTTGAATctgtttcaaatgtaatttcaaatgtaatgtaattaatcatttaaagtATGATTTATACTTCAgtacaaataataaataaataaaataataaagtatataaattaattaaattaaaaaattaaataaaaaaataaattaaaagcaattaaataaggcccgtttccactgaagaagttcctggtattATTTaaggggcaggaactactacggAACGTCCTCtcactcggccctctcaaccgccgtgtctccacttaCGGGCTTtggatgtgatgtaatcgttgcgtgaccattttgaccggggcgacgcaGGGACACTGTTAGCTGATAgcgtctgtaataactcactaaactcacaaagtggcccgtgaaaaaactattttttccagcggatgtcttagttacaacatgattgagctaactggagtagtttcatgtcgtatccgacaacgggaggcttttaacagatgacgtcctgatgttagctttgctgctgctgttagctgtccctgtcagctgcagccactgatgctttctagacatcgtgatttcccaaaactgaataaataccacacatagcaacacaaaactgctttgctagctcaatcatgttgtaactaagatatccgctggaaaacatatttttttcacggaccgcttattgagttactgaagctatgaacgagctaacccttgtttgctgagttttaaaaatgccggctattttgttgctttctgttgacatcacatccctccttgagtatatccaatcagcaccaagtaatccccaagccccagccaggagtctttcggggccgttctgagtacctactccgaggcagggacttgtttagcccccataaaagttccggaactctgtccttcgggggcgGTTCCTGCGATGGAGACAGGCCTATAAAAAGTACATGTAACAGATGGGAACAAAGTACTGTGAggagaaaatgtcaaaatgctGCAGttaagtgtttattattattattattattattattattattattgttattattattattatttacaggATGAAATTACAAACAATAAGGAAATCATTACAATTATTTTTCATCCTCTAgatttaacacacacaacatgatATATATGTAGATATATCGATATACACAGACAATACAAAAAattgtaaaacataaaataaacatattgtttttaaaaaaaaaaaatcatacattttaaataataaaaacttcCATGTGTCAGATTATTTTCTAATAATATAAACAGATATTTCTGAGAACTTTAcatggagctgaattttattttagtaGCGGATGAAGATgagtctgagagagagagagagagagagagagagagagagagaaataatttaatcaaataAATTTGATGAAACAGTCACAATAATATGGTTGCTGtttgtatctttaaaaaaaccaaaaagcTCTCACTGATTTACACAGTTTTAATGAATCatcatttaaatatatttcagtACTAATAGTGAGTATAAATAACAGCCTGTATGTCTTATATAATTTGTGACACCTGTAGAAATAATCAACAAAGTAATATGAAAAAAAGAGTCAAAGTGCTGCAGGCAAGACAAAACAtcctaattttatttatttttattttccagcatCTTTTGAGGTGATAATCTGCTCTAAGATTTTTGAGAGGTTGTACATTGTTGTTGGACAGTATCTCAACCTGACAGTCAAACCTGTTCATACAGAGCTTCTGCACATTCACAGTCTGTGGAGAGACGTGTTTGTAGTTTTGaccttctgtgtgtcagcagcACTACACTATAGTGACTCTAACTTCCTGTCTACACAGGAAGCGTGAATGCATCACTGCTTATGATTAAAATATCTGATCAGTCCCATAGATCAGTCAGACGATACTCTGTGGTGTCAGGCATCTTATTTtactgacaaagaaaaacacaacagccaACCGACAAtgagggactgttcgttacttgtGAGGGGCAGCGTTGGTACAGTGCGGGGAAGGGAGGGCAAATtagtaattattattaattattaattaagcGCTTGGGAGGAACTcatgtttttatagttttgCTCAGGGGAGGGacatacacatttaaacagttgtattttatatttatcttACCATCgacttttaaagaaaacatgcaggtttggaaggaataaataaataaaaaatccccCAAATGACACCATTAATCACAGCAACTGGACAAACAGATGTTGTTGTTGGATTTAAACAGATAGTGCAACATGCTTctgtccaaaaaaataaaacacacaaacaaattaattaaacttttaaaattttaaattaaacttaaaatactgatatttaatcataatcactttattctacgtGTCATTAAATTTTttgccaaaaatatttttgaattttaACTTTAATCTCTGGATTGGGATTTGGTCAGTTTAAATGTAATGTCGCAAATATTGAAAAGTACCTCAGGACTTTATTGTCCCGTTGAGAAAATTCTTTTCCAAAGCACCATCTCCATTTCCCAATGTCTGCTGCAGAACAGAACAAGACACACATCtggaaacagacaaacaaaacagagtCCACACTCTGGCCTGTTCAGCGAGGCCTTTTGTTCAGGGCGGCCATGACAGAAGGGATCAGCCTTTTCCCGGAGGTGTGAGGTGGGTGTTCAGTGGATGTGTGATGATGCAGCATGTGTTACGGCCCTGTTGGTTAAATCTGTGAGGTTTGGTGTGAGGAGACCAATTCTTCTGGAGGCTGTGAGTTTGGCCTTGTTTTTAACAGCTAACATGTTGAAGACGCAGGTGGAACAGTACAGGAGGATGGACTGTGCTTTgatacagcagcaggaggagacaTTATATTATACAGTATAATAATATGAATATATGTGTTTATAAAGTGTCTCACAACATTCTGACGTTATTAATTTAAAAGCATTTATGGTCTCTCTCTGAGTGAGACTTGTGGAtatcatgatgtcacagaggAACAAAGTTCTGTAGAACATGtggtggctcttaaaagagccttTTGTTGCACTGAGTGCAGGTTAAAGATCCACTTTACTTCTTTCCTGCAGATTTCTTTCCTCCTGCAGCCTTCTTTCCTCCTGCCTTCTTTGCTGCGGCCTTCTTGGCAGCAGGTTTCTTTGCCGCAGGTTTCTTCACAGGCAACCTCTTTCCTGCAGGTTTCTTTGCAGGTTTCTTTGTAGGTTTCTTTGTAGGTTtctttgcaccagctttcttaTCCTTCTTGGCACTATCCTTTTTCGCGCTGGTCTTCCTGGCACCAGCTTTCACCTTCTGTGTCTTGGCTTTTCTCTTTGTCGGTGACCCCTTACGGGCCTCGGAAACtgatctctccctctttttcttctctcctttgGGTTTCGCAGCAGCTGCCTTCTTCGGCTTGACAGCCTTGGGCTCCTTAACGATCTTGAAGGACCCGGAGGCTCCGGTCCCCCTCAGCTGCTTCAGGACCCCTTTCCCAGTCAGCCTGCACAGTGTCGTGTTTATGCGTCTGTTGGCCTTCTCCACGTCGATGGCCTTGGCAGCCAGGACCTTCTTGATGGCAGGTACCGTCATCCCTTTGCGGTCATTGCTCTCAGTCAGGACGGTGATGATGACCTTCGCCAGTGAAGGTCCGCCCGACCTGGAGCGGGGGGCCCGCTTCCTTTTCGGCGTGGGTTTGGCCGGTGGAGCCGCTGGTGCTTCTTCCGACATCTCTGACTCTGCGTGTCCGCTGAAAACTTCCACTCgtctaactgtgtgtgtgtgagtgactgagGAGCCTCTGAGACTGAGGCGGCCTTTATGAAGCACATGAGAACCGTGGAGAGTCAACCCTCCCCGCCGCCCCGCCGCCCCGCTGCAAAGCGGCGCcactttgtgttttctcttcCGCAGTTTGCGGATAAAATTCATCCAAGAGAACCGTTTGAAAGCCCCGGTGTTACCGTATCAGAGAGAACACGTCCCTCCCTTCACACCGAGCTCATGTTTGGACACCGGGACTCGTTTGCTGAACTCCAGGAGGCTTCAAACCTCTCTGACGCGCAGTCACTTTGAGCACCGAGCAGCGAGTTTTCTTCACATTTCGTCTCTAAAAACGTCTCAAAGTGTTTTTATCCAGAGTAACAGCGGTGTTCCGGTCAGCAGAGACACGTGGGGATGTAACCACACTGACACCGCCGCAGTAATCTGATTACTTTAGTTTTAATAAGGCAGTTTTTCGGTGGTGGTAAACACACGGGTGCTGCCGGTGAATCTGGGCGGTTACCTGTCACAGGTAGAGCCGCGTGCATCGATCATCACATTATAGATTTacatgtgacatcactgtgatcacattcaacaacacacacacacacacacacacacacacacacacacacacacacacacacacacacacacagtgagtatCAAATGTCTCTGTTTGGGACACTTCACACGTTATTAACAGACACATCGATCCCAGAATAAACTGAGGAACAATCACATTAATAtttgtaagtaagtaagtaaaatttatttatacagcacttctcacagagaggactcacaaagtgcttcacaagataaaatacaaaaaatataataacagaagcaatgcaaaatacacaaaaacaactaaaaagtaaagtgcagcgaaatacagagatgatacaatggacaattaatggaacacaagcctaaacagatgtgtttttaactgctttttgaAAGTGTCCACAGAAGAggccgctctcagctcatgaggtagtgcattccaccatttaggtgcaacagccttaaaggctctatcacctttggtctttaatcttgtgtgagggacagtaagtaggtggccttcagcggaccgcagtgacctgacaggacagtgaaaggacaccagatctgtcaagtatgcaggtgcttgaccatggagggctctgtaagtgatggttagaatcttgtgctggatcctgaaattaacagggatttgatattattatcatttatttcttGTGATCTCTTTTCAGTCGAGCTCAGAGCCTTTAGcccctgtgatgtcacagtaaagtatAGTATATatgaatcaatcaattttatttataaagcccaatatcacaaatcacaatttgcctcacagggctttacagcatacgacatccctctgtccttatgaccctcacagctgatcaggaaaaactccccaaaaaaccctttaacggggaaaaaatggtagaaacctcaggaagagcaactgaggagggatccctcttccaggacggacagacgtgcaatagatgtcgtacagaacagatcagcatgataaattaacagtaatccatatgacacaatgagacagagagagagagagagagagagagagatgcaggtaatgacagtaacttacaacaacattaatgaaagtaataatattataattacatatacacacacatatacatatgcaTATATAGACGGCACCCCCATCGGGAGACCAGGAACAACTCTCAGTGTGGCaggcccccatgaggaaacactggagctaaaaactgcGGGACTAAAACAGTAGGATAggataaaaggtataaaaagaaccaaataaacaaacagctatTTAGCTagttagtagctaggtaagaatgatctaaaacataGACATAAactgcatcaaaactaaaacctataactaaaataacaaaagataaagattaaatgagataagaatgtaaaaagaggaagggtaaggacataaaaaataaataaaaatagataatagatggataCATCGGTTATAAGagatttaaaatagataaataaagagatcagttaaaagcctgattaaaaagatgagtcttgagcctctttttaaaaacatcaacagtctctgcagctcagaggggtattccagaaagtgggtttagtgaaaactcagagtaagttaacctgagatgagggaaactctgggttttcagttccagacagagaggtaactgaaactctgagtcagtcaccatggtaacagactctgtgaacataacctgctcgctgacaggttttcttcaataaaccctgagtttctctctgtctcctccctcttacacgctgtttcatttcctcattcattcagtccgtgtcaaagcttgtatcgaagcgcattcattagcggagatttaccgtctgtcacagtctaaatcctgctggatattagtttgttactcaggactgtctgaagttactgaatttatgcacatcagtcatttctttggacatcagcttttgtctttacattcaaatattacacagcgagaattcaccctcagctcagaatcaaacctctgtcctttttatatttattatttttataacactgtgca
It encodes the following:
- the LOC125898782 gene encoding histone H1.4-like, with the translated sequence MSEEAPAAPPAKPTPKRKRAPRSRSGGPSLAKVIITVLTESNDRKGMTVPAIKKVLAAKAIDVEKANRRINTTLCRLTGKGVLKQLRGTGASGSFKIVKEPKAVKPKKAAAAKPKGEKKKRERSVSEARKGSPTKRKAKTQKVKAGARKTSAKKDSAKKDKKAGAKKPTKKPTKKPAKKPAGKRLPVKKPAAKKPAAKKAAAKKAGGKKAAGGKKSAGKK
- the LOC125898779 gene encoding histone H1-like translates to MAEVETAPAPAPAPAAPAAKPGKKATSKHKSKRKSSHTVSDLICKAVGESKERGGVSLAAIKKYLNATGYDVEKNNTRVKTALRNLVAKGILGHVKGNGASGSFKLGKKTEPKKSGKGSAASGSKPKPNKPKTAASKSKTAASKSKTAASKPKTKSKTAASKPKTKSKTAASKPKKSTPSKKSPGTKVTKPAAAKSKAKKSAEKPSKPAKSTNSKKPAVKSAPKKSAKK
- the LOC125898787 gene encoding late histone H2A.2.2-like; translated protein: MSGRGSGKGGKARAKAKSRSSRAGLQFPVGRVHRLLRKGNYAQRVGAGAPVYLAAVLEYLTAEILELAGNAARDNKKTRIIPRHLQLAVRNDEELNKLLGGVTIAQGGVLPNIQAVLLPKKAEKPPKK